One stretch of Pomacea canaliculata isolate SZHN2017 linkage group LG1, ASM307304v1, whole genome shotgun sequence DNA includes these proteins:
- the LOC112555247 gene encoding mapk-regulated corepressor-interacting protein 1-like — protein sequence MYALPKGPSKIAANTRRGLQRQFESFESREFSLGKNDPGAAMSAPRPVFNGKRPTSRQNSSQQEQFSQQHEECVRYLSENWNKVMREYEQFKEGGKEGGPEWYKEKNPNPHLADFKPFDLEEYWGHRTMRRLTESS from the exons ATGTATGCATTGCCAAAGGGACCCAGCAAAATTGCTGCAAACACACGAAGGG GTCTTCAAAGACAGTTTGAAAGCTTCGAAAGCAGGGAATTCAGCTTGGGCAAAAACGATCCTGGGGCCGCTATGAG CGCTCCCAGGCCAGTCTTCAATGGGAAGAGGCCAACATCCCGACAAAACAGTTCACAGCAAGAACAATTCTCACAGCAACATGAAGAATGTGTCCGATACCTAAGTGAAA ACTGGAATAAAGTCATGCGAGAATATGAACAATTTAAAGAAGGTGGCAAAGAAG gtGGACCAGAAtggtacaaagaaaaaaatccaaatccTCATCTTGCAG ATTTCAAGCCATTTGATCTTGAAGAATATTGGGGACACAGAACAATGCGCAGATTGACAGAATCCAGTTGA